Within the Euzebya sp. genome, the region CCTGCGGTCCACGACGGCGGTCTACGGGTCGCACTACCGGGACCCCGCGCTGTTCCGCGAGGACGCCGCCCCCCGCCGGCTGCCGCGCAGCGGCTACACCCAGGACATCACCGAGGTGGAGGCGTACGCGCGGGGGTTCGGTCGCCGCCGGCCCGACGTGGACCTGACGATCCTCCGGTTCGCGAACTTCATCGGCCCGGAGATCGAGACGGCGCTCACCCGGTACCTGTCGCTCCCGGTCATCCCGACGGTCTTCGGCTACGACCCACGGCTGCAGCTGGTCCACACCGACGACGCCCTCGAGGTGCTCTACGCCGCTGCGATGGGCAGCCACCCGGGCATCTTCAACGTGGCCGGGCCGGGCATCGTCTACCTGTCGCAGGCGGCGCGGATGGCGGGGCGGCCGACCCTCCCCCTCCCCGCGCAGCTCGGCGGGCTCCTGTCGGGCATCCTGCGGACCGCCAGCGGCGTGGACTTCACCGCCGAGCAGCTCCCCCTCCTGCAGTTCGGGCGGGTGGGCGACATCAGCCGGATGCGCGCGGAGTTCGGCATCGAGCCGACCTACTCCACCCGCGAGGCGCTGCGGCAGTTCATCGACGCGGGCAGGATCAGCCCCGTCGTCGCACCGGAGACGCTCGTCGCCCTCGAGCGCCGCCTCGGCGACGCCGCCATCGACGTGCTGGGGAGGGTGTCATGAGCGATCACCGCCACGCGGAGGTCATCAGCCTCGACGACCGCCGCCGCGGCATCTCCGCCGCCGAGGCCGAGCTGCGCGAGCGCTGCCGCGAACCGCGCGCCGACGGCAGCCCCTGCCGGCTGTACCTCGACGCCAACGGCATGTGCCGGGTCTGCCAGCCCGAGCGGAGCGAGCCGACCCCGCCGACGCCGCTCGCACCGGAGCTCCCGACCTTCGACGACGCGGCCCTCGACGACCTCGAGCGGGCCGTCAGGGGGGTGCTCGCCTTCGTCCGCCGGCGGCTGACCGGCGACTTCGTCGTCGACGACTACGGCTTCGACCGAGAGCTGACCGAGCAGGTCATCCACCCCCTCAGCCGCCCGCTCTACCAGCGCTGGTGGCGGGTGCGGACCGTCGGGATCGGCCACGTGCCCGACGAGGGGGGCGCCCTGCTGGTGGCCAACCACGCCGGCGCGATCCCCTTCGACGCGGTGATGACCAAGCTGGCGGTCTACGACGAGCACCCCGCCCACCGCCACGTCCGCGAGCTCGCCGCCGACCTCGCGCTCCGCGTGCCGGTCATCGGCCCCCTCGCACGCAAGACCGGGAACACGCTCGCGCACACCGACGACGCGGTGAGCCTGCTGACCGGCGGCGAGCTGGTCGGCGTCTGGCCCGAGGGGTTCAAGGGCATCGGCAAGCCGTACCGGGACCGCTACAAGCTGCAGCGCTTCGGGCGGGGCGGCTTCGTCGAGGTCGCCATCCGCGCCGGCGTCCCGATCGTCCCCGTCGCCACGATCGGCTCGGAGGAGATCTACCCGATCGTCGCCAACCTCAAGCCGCTCGCCCGGCTGCTCGGCTTCCCGTACTTCCCGATCACCTGGCAGTTCCCGCTGCTCGGCCCGCTCGGCATCATCCCGCTGCCGTCGAAGTGGGTCATCGA harbors:
- a CDS encoding NAD-dependent epimerase/dehydratase family protein yields the protein MSDQGRGETGHGRRVLITGIAGTLAGRLALRLEADERVEYVGGVDLTQPSHELRRTEFVRADLRNPLVAKVIESTRVDTIIHMAITAEPGAVGGRSRMKELNVIGTMQLLGAAQKAHRVRTLVLRSTTAVYGSHYRDPALFREDAAPRRLPRSGYTQDITEVEAYARGFGRRRPDVDLTILRFANFIGPEIETALTRYLSLPVIPTVFGYDPRLQLVHTDDALEVLYAAAMGSHPGIFNVAGPGIVYLSQAARMAGRPTLPLPAQLGGLLSGILRTASGVDFTAEQLPLLQFGRVGDISRMRAEFGIEPTYSTREALRQFIDAGRISPVVAPETLVALERRLGDAAIDVLGRVS
- a CDS encoding lysophospholipid acyltransferase family protein, producing the protein MSDHRHAEVISLDDRRRGISAAEAELRERCREPRADGSPCRLYLDANGMCRVCQPERSEPTPPTPLAPELPTFDDAALDDLERAVRGVLAFVRRRLTGDFVVDDYGFDRELTEQVIHPLSRPLYQRWWRVRTVGIGHVPDEGGALLVANHAGAIPFDAVMTKLAVYDEHPAHRHVRELAADLALRVPVIGPLARKTGNTLAHTDDAVSLLTGGELVGVWPEGFKGIGKPYRDRYKLQRFGRGGFVEVAIRAGVPIVPVATIGSEEIYPIVANLKPLARLLGFPYFPITWQFPLLGPLGIIPLPSKWVIEFGEPIHTEHLGPDAADDPMLVFEITDRVRDTIQQMIYRNLMGRRSIFF